The proteins below come from a single Agromyces flavus genomic window:
- a CDS encoding FAD-binding oxidoreductase, with translation MSTSGRMLRSRVEGPVLEPGDAGYDESRSVWNAMIDRRPRFVVRCASAGDVASAVRFAVEHELEVGVRCGGHGIVGHAVPDDGLMLDLRPMGEVQVDATARRARVQGGALLGALDLATQAYGLATTAGNVSHTGVGGLTLGGGMGWLARQHGLSCDNVVSFEVVTAGGEILRADAESHPELYWALRGGGGNFGVVTEFEFALHPEPGDALSVEFLFPVSSAAGPMRRWRDASRTADRRATWNATIVEQTVSLGFVWVGDAAAGADRADELGALLATAGPIARRIVEPLSYLELQVREDDVEGPALRRYWKGHYFRDLGDEVIDAVLARDGDDVPDVSLQAYGGAIADVADGDTAFSRRDTAFEFVAACRWHEPADDEKRMVAARRYAGPLERFASGAYVNALGDEGAAGIRRAYSEDKLARLRTVKDAYDPANVFHHNQNIAPSPA, from the coding sequence ATGTCGACGTCAGGTCGGATGCTGCGGAGCAGGGTCGAGGGACCGGTGCTCGAGCCGGGCGATGCGGGGTACGACGAGTCGCGGTCGGTGTGGAACGCGATGATCGACCGCCGGCCGAGGTTCGTCGTCCGGTGCGCGAGCGCCGGCGACGTCGCATCCGCGGTGCGGTTCGCGGTCGAGCACGAGCTCGAGGTCGGTGTCCGCTGCGGCGGGCACGGCATCGTGGGCCATGCCGTGCCCGACGACGGCCTCATGCTCGACCTCCGCCCGATGGGCGAGGTGCAGGTGGACGCCACGGCTCGCCGTGCCCGCGTGCAGGGCGGCGCACTCCTCGGGGCGCTCGACCTCGCGACGCAGGCCTACGGGCTCGCGACGACCGCGGGCAATGTGTCGCACACCGGCGTCGGCGGCCTCACCCTCGGCGGAGGGATGGGCTGGCTCGCCCGGCAGCATGGCCTTTCGTGCGACAACGTGGTCTCGTTCGAGGTCGTCACCGCCGGAGGCGAGATCCTCCGGGCCGATGCCGAGTCGCATCCCGAGCTGTACTGGGCGCTCCGCGGTGGCGGCGGCAACTTCGGCGTCGTCACGGAATTCGAGTTCGCCCTGCATCCCGAGCCCGGAGACGCGCTGTCCGTCGAGTTCCTCTTCCCCGTGTCATCCGCTGCGGGTCCGATGCGCAGATGGCGCGATGCGAGCCGCACGGCCGATCGACGCGCCACCTGGAACGCGACGATCGTCGAGCAGACGGTGTCGCTCGGATTCGTCTGGGTCGGCGACGCCGCAGCGGGTGCGGACCGGGCCGACGAGCTCGGCGCACTGCTGGCGACTGCCGGCCCCATCGCCCGTCGGATCGTCGAGCCGCTCTCGTACCTGGAGCTGCAGGTACGAGAGGACGACGTCGAGGGACCCGCGCTGCGTCGCTACTGGAAGGGGCACTACTTCCGGGACCTCGGCGACGAGGTCATCGACGCCGTCCTCGCCCGCGACGGCGACGACGTGCCCGACGTGAGCCTGCAGGCGTACGGCGGAGCGATCGCCGACGTGGCCGACGGGGACACGGCGTTCTCGCGACGCGACACCGCGTTCGAGTTCGTGGCCGCGTGCCGCTGGCACGAGCCCGCCGACGACGAGAAGCGGATGGTGGCGGCGCGCCGATACGCGGGCCCGTTGGAACGGTTCGCGAGCGGCGCCTACGTCAACGCGCTGGGCGACGAGGGCGCCGCAGGGATCCGGCGTGCGTACTCGGAGGACAAGCTCGCCCGCCTGCGCACCGTGAAGGACGCGTACGACCCGGCCAACGTGTTCCACCACAACCAGAACATCGCGCCGTCCCCGGCCTGA